One part of the Mesorhizobium sp. M4B.F.Ca.ET.058.02.1.1 genome encodes these proteins:
- a CDS encoding adenylate/guanylate cyclase domain-containing protein: MRLSSTLAWLVDRAGSAVQPDAFLATLGARLVDDGLPLAGGSLTLAAPHPIITRRAWLWRAETGVVMEALGFGAGTTPGTGEGDLGREWLAGLGTGVVHNYTVGPERQDTQSESPKLNWVAVRPLAEHESNTLDQVARFAAAPLAALAARSALSALLEAYLGQRSAAQVLAGRSRREVGETIRAVLLYSDLRDFTALSEETDAEQVVAALNASFDRIAGAVHAFGGEVLKFIGDGVLAIFPVGERSASVACEAALRAIGAARAGMAQLNQDRARQGMPELQFGMALHLGDMVWGNIGTADRLDFTAIGPAVNLVSRLEGLCRPLGRSVLISGAVAAETSTPVVALGEHQLRGIARSCAVFGLPDG, encoded by the coding sequence ATGCGGCTTTCTTCAACTCTCGCCTGGTTGGTCGACCGCGCCGGCAGCGCCGTCCAACCGGATGCTTTTCTGGCCACGCTCGGCGCGCGACTGGTTGACGATGGGCTGCCGCTCGCCGGTGGATCCCTGACGCTCGCCGCGCCGCATCCGATCATAACGCGCCGCGCCTGGCTGTGGCGGGCCGAGACAGGCGTCGTCATGGAGGCGCTGGGTTTTGGCGCCGGCACGACGCCTGGAACCGGGGAGGGCGATCTCGGACGCGAATGGCTGGCGGGACTGGGAACGGGTGTCGTGCACAATTACACGGTCGGGCCTGAGCGTCAGGATACGCAATCCGAGAGTCCAAAACTGAATTGGGTCGCGGTCCGCCCTCTCGCGGAGCACGAATCGAATACACTGGACCAGGTGGCACGCTTCGCCGCCGCGCCACTTGCCGCTCTCGCTGCCAGGTCGGCGCTGTCGGCCCTGCTTGAGGCCTATCTTGGGCAGCGAAGCGCGGCGCAGGTGTTGGCCGGCCGTTCTCGGCGCGAGGTTGGTGAGACGATCCGTGCCGTCCTGCTCTACAGCGATTTGCGCGACTTTACCGCCCTGTCGGAGGAGACGGACGCCGAACAGGTCGTGGCGGCGCTCAACGCTAGCTTCGACCGCATCGCTGGTGCCGTTCACGCTTTCGGCGGCGAGGTGCTGAAATTCATCGGCGATGGGGTGCTGGCGATCTTTCCTGTCGGCGAGCGCTCGGCTTCAGTGGCTTGCGAGGCAGCGTTGCGCGCGATCGGAGCGGCGCGGGCGGGAATGGCGCAGCTCAATCAGGACCGTGCCAGACAGGGCATGCCCGAACTGCAGTTCGGCATGGCGCTGCATCTGGGCGACATGGTCTGGGGCAATATCGGCACAGCCGACCGGCTCGATTTCACCGCGATCGGCCCGGCCGTGAATCTCGTCAGCAGGCTCGAAGGCCTGTGCCGGCCGCTTGGACGGAGCGTGCTGATCTCGGGCGCTGTCGCGGCGGAAACATCAACGCCCGTGGTCGCGCTGGGCGAACATCAATTGCGCGGAATCGCCAGATCGTGCGCCGTCTTCGGCCTGCCGGACGGGTGA
- a CDS encoding SRPBCC domain-containing protein, giving the protein MAEPLIVRREVQIAAPPATVFAFLTDPDKIVRWMGTEATAEPNPGGLYLLNLAGRATARGQFTEVVPVHRLAYSFGWEGNDQTPPGSSLVEIDLVEESGGTRVKLTHSGLADREICDSHEKGWTHYLGRLAITAAGGDPGPDKM; this is encoded by the coding sequence ATGGCTGAACCCTTGATCGTTCGTCGTGAGGTGCAGATCGCGGCGCCGCCGGCGACGGTTTTCGCCTTCCTGACAGATCCCGACAAGATCGTGCGCTGGATGGGAACGGAGGCAACGGCGGAACCCAACCCCGGCGGTCTTTACTTGCTGAATTTGGCAGGAAGGGCCACGGCACGCGGCCAATTCACCGAGGTCGTACCCGTCCACCGCCTTGCCTACAGCTTCGGCTGGGAGGGCAACGACCAGACTCCGCCGGGTTCGAGCCTTGTTGAAATCGACCTGGTCGAAGAGTCCGGCGGAACGCGGGTCAAGCTCACCCATAGCGGCCTTGCCGACCGAGAGATTTGCGACAGCCATGAGAAGGGCTGGACGCACTATCTGGGCCGGCTCGCAATCACCGCCGCCGGCGGCGACCCGGGACCTGACAAGATGTAG
- a CDS encoding GNAT family N-acetyltransferase yields the protein MSEIRIRRAEEADLPAIVTMLADDPLGRGREDASQPLAKSYRDAFAAVDADPNQFLAVMTDDGRVIGTLQISYLAGLSLRGAWRGQIEAVRVAADRRGERLGQLLLEWAIGECRKRGCRVVQLTTNKSRADAHRFYERLGFKASHIGYKLEL from the coding sequence ATGAGCGAAATCCGCATCCGCCGCGCCGAGGAAGCCGATCTCCCGGCCATCGTCACCATGCTCGCGGACGATCCGCTGGGTCGCGGTCGGGAGGACGCCAGCCAACCGCTGGCCAAATCCTATCGGGACGCCTTCGCGGCTGTCGACGCCGACCCCAACCAGTTCCTGGCCGTCATGACGGATGATGGCCGCGTCATCGGCACGCTGCAGATCTCCTATCTCGCCGGCCTGTCGCTGCGGGGCGCATGGCGCGGCCAGATTGAGGCCGTCCGCGTCGCCGCAGACCGGCGCGGCGAGCGGCTCGGGCAGCTCCTGCTCGAATGGGCGATCGGGGAATGCCGCAAGCGCGGCTGCAGGGTCGTCCAGTTGACGACCAACAAGAGCCGGGCGGATGCGCACCGCTTCTATGAACGGCTCGGCTTCAAGGCGAGCCACATCGGCTACAAGCTGGAGCTCTAG
- a CDS encoding sulfite exporter TauE/SafE family protein, whose protein sequence is MSGLLSDPWFYAAAIPAVILVGLSKGGFGGAVGFVGVPLMALAMPPVQAAAILLPILCLMDIVSVWTWWGVYDRKMLVDMMPGAVIGIGLGWLTAALVTEEMVRLIVGAVALIFVLRWLYLQFRHGADHAAAPNRVAAAFWGTVAGFTSFVAHVGGPPFQVYALPIRLDPKVLSGTSAIFFAATNALKLIPYFALGQFDTTNLTASAVLMPLAPLATIAGAWLVRRMRPEIFYPFTYATVAIVAVKLLWDGIAGLI, encoded by the coding sequence ATGTCAGGCCTGCTCAGCGATCCGTGGTTCTATGCCGCCGCCATTCCGGCGGTCATTCTCGTCGGCCTGTCGAAAGGCGGCTTCGGCGGCGCCGTCGGCTTCGTCGGCGTGCCGCTGATGGCGCTGGCCATGCCGCCGGTGCAGGCGGCCGCCATCCTGCTGCCGATCCTGTGCCTGATGGACATCGTCTCGGTCTGGACGTGGTGGGGCGTCTACGATCGCAAGATGCTGGTCGACATGATGCCGGGCGCGGTGATCGGCATCGGCCTCGGCTGGCTGACGGCGGCGCTGGTCACCGAGGAGATGGTGCGACTGATCGTCGGCGCGGTCGCGCTGATCTTCGTGCTGCGCTGGCTCTACCTGCAGTTCCGCCACGGCGCCGACCATGCAGCTGCGCCCAACCGCGTGGCGGCTGCCTTCTGGGGCACCGTCGCCGGCTTCACAAGCTTCGTCGCCCATGTCGGCGGCCCGCCCTTCCAGGTCTATGCCCTGCCGATCCGGCTCGACCCGAAAGTGCTGTCTGGCACATCGGCGATCTTCTTCGCCGCCACCAATGCGCTGAAGCTGATCCCCTACTTCGCGCTCGGCCAGTTCGACACCACCAACCTGACGGCGTCCGCCGTGCTGATGCCGCTGGCGCCGCTGGCGACCATCGCCGGCGCCTGGCTGGTGCGGCGCATGCGGCCGGAGATCTTCTATCCCTTCACCTACGCGACCGTCGCGATCGTTGCGGTCAAGCTGCTCTGGGACGGGATCGCCGGCCTGATATAG
- a CDS encoding DUF2269 family protein encodes MDWYSIVKFLHVVSATLWVGGGFALFLLGLLAERAGNVEGKLQAMRATGQLGNRYFAPMSMLTLLFGLIMCAFWVGFSDLWILIGLAGYATTFAIGMLVFKPSADRMADMIAKDGVTPAVLAVGQRVMGAARFDYSVMLVIIADMVLKPTVHDIAILAGMALVVAAGATLAFGGGRRLVESAA; translated from the coding sequence ATGGACTGGTATTCGATTGTCAAGTTTCTCCACGTCGTCTCGGCCACTCTGTGGGTCGGCGGCGGTTTCGCGCTGTTCCTGCTTGGACTGCTTGCCGAGCGCGCCGGCAATGTCGAGGGCAAGCTGCAGGCGATGCGTGCCACCGGGCAGTTGGGCAACCGCTACTTCGCGCCGATGTCGATGCTGACGCTGCTGTTCGGCCTCATCATGTGCGCTTTCTGGGTTGGCTTTTCCGACCTTTGGATCCTGATCGGCCTTGCCGGTTACGCCACGACCTTCGCGATCGGCATGCTCGTGTTCAAGCCGAGCGCCGACCGCATGGCCGACATGATCGCGAAGGATGGCGTGACTCCGGCCGTCCTTGCCGTGGGCCAGCGCGTCATGGGCGCCGCCCGCTTCGACTATTCGGTGATGCTGGTGATCATCGCCGACATGGTGCTCAAGCCGACCGTGCACGACATCGCCATCCTCGCCGGCATGGCGCTGGTGGTTGCGGCAGGCGCCACGCTGGCCTTTGGCGGCGGCCGCCGGCTGGTGGAAAGCGCCGCCTGA
- a CDS encoding DUF1465 family protein — protein sequence MNEPSKGSAKTIKLAERRVFSQSFKPLYQEGMGLVEQAAEYLDGKGRAEAKKLSRTAATLYAAESMRLTTRLMQVASWLLLQRAANSGEMTRDQVASEKSKVRLDTASAHDEAIGWNELPKEFLDLVTRSLRLQALVRRMDEEIYGSALADMPPAARRVNPVSDQISLLNTAFARG from the coding sequence ATGAACGAGCCTTCCAAGGGAAGCGCGAAAACCATCAAATTGGCGGAGCGCCGGGTTTTCTCCCAATCCTTCAAGCCGCTCTATCAGGAGGGCATGGGCCTCGTCGAACAGGCCGCCGAATATCTCGACGGCAAGGGCCGGGCCGAGGCCAAGAAGTTGTCGCGGACGGCTGCGACGCTCTATGCGGCCGAATCGATGCGGCTGACCACCAGGCTGATGCAGGTTGCCTCCTGGCTGCTGCTGCAGCGCGCCGCCAATTCCGGCGAGATGACCCGCGACCAGGTCGCCTCGGAAAAGTCCAAGGTACGGCTCGACACCGCGTCCGCGCATGACGAGGCGATCGGCTGGAACGAACTGCCGAAGGAATTTCTCGACCTCGTCACCCGCTCGCTGCGCCTGCAGGCGCTGGTACGCCGCATGGACGAGGAGATCTACGGCAGTGCGCTGGCCGACATGCCGCCAGCCGCCCGCCGCGTCAATCCGGTCTCCGACCAGATCAGCCTGCTGAACACGGCCTTCGCCCGCGGCTGA
- the ruvC gene encoding crossover junction endodeoxyribonuclease RuvC — MGEAIRIIGIDPGLRRTGWGIVESLGNSLRFVGSGTVRSDDKAALAIRLCQLHDGLVEVLHQAMPHEAAVEQTFVNKDATATLKLGQARGIAMLVPARAGLVVAEYAPNAVKKAVIGVGHGDKKQIHMMVKVLMPKAVFDTDDAADALAIAICHAHHRQSAAYRIAALA; from the coding sequence ATGGGGGAAGCGATTCGCATCATCGGCATCGATCCGGGGCTGAGGCGCACCGGCTGGGGCATCGTCGAGAGCCTCGGCAATTCGTTGCGCTTCGTCGGCTCCGGCACGGTGCGTTCCGACGACAAGGCGGCGCTCGCGATCAGGCTCTGCCAACTGCATGATGGGTTGGTCGAGGTGCTGCATCAAGCTATGCCGCATGAGGCCGCGGTCGAGCAGACCTTCGTCAACAAGGATGCGACGGCGACGCTGAAGCTCGGCCAGGCGCGCGGCATCGCCATGCTGGTGCCGGCGCGCGCCGGGCTGGTGGTCGCCGAATATGCCCCCAACGCCGTCAAGAAAGCGGTGATCGGCGTCGGCCACGGCGACAAGAAGCAGATCCACATGATGGTCAAGGTGCTGATGCCGAAAGCGGTGTTCGACACCGATGACGCAGCCGATGCGCTTGCCATCGCCATCTGCCACGCGCATCACCGGCAAAGCGCCGCCTACCGGATTGCAGCGCTGGCGTAA
- the ruvA gene encoding Holliday junction branch migration protein RuvA, which produces MIGKLKGTLDEIDEDFCLVDVHGVGYVAHCSARTLASLPSPGEAVVLFIETYVREDMIRLYGFQSALEREWFRLLMNNVQGVGAKVALAILSTLAPADLANAIALRDIAMVSRAPGVGKKVAERIVTELKAKAPAYAGAASGTIGLKQELGEGVAPAPITDAVSALVNLGYSRDIAANAVSAALKAAGEGADASKLIRFGLKELAR; this is translated from the coding sequence ATGATAGGCAAACTGAAGGGCACGCTGGACGAGATCGACGAGGATTTCTGCCTCGTCGACGTGCATGGCGTCGGTTATGTCGCCCATTGCTCGGCGCGCACGCTGGCCTCCCTGCCGTCGCCCGGCGAGGCGGTGGTGCTGTTCATCGAGACCTATGTGCGCGAGGACATGATCCGGCTCTACGGTTTCCAGTCGGCGCTTGAGCGCGAATGGTTTCGGCTCCTGATGAACAATGTGCAGGGCGTCGGCGCCAAGGTGGCGCTGGCCATCCTCTCGACGCTGGCGCCGGCCGACCTCGCCAACGCGATCGCCTTGCGCGACATCGCCATGGTGTCGCGCGCGCCGGGTGTCGGCAAGAAGGTGGCCGAGCGCATCGTCACCGAATTGAAGGCCAAGGCGCCGGCCTATGCGGGCGCCGCCTCGGGCACGATCGGGCTGAAGCAGGAGCTCGGCGAGGGCGTGGCGCCGGCGCCGATCACCGACGCCGTCTCGGCGCTGGTCAATCTCGGCTATTCGCGCGACATCGCGGCCAACGCGGTTTCGGCGGCGCTGAAGGCGGCGGGCGAAGGCGCCGACGCCTCGAAGTTGATCCGTTTCGGGCTGAAGGAACTGGCGCGGTGA